The proteins below come from a single Aegilops tauschii subsp. strangulata cultivar AL8/78 chromosome 6, Aet v6.0, whole genome shotgun sequence genomic window:
- the LOC109762536 gene encoding uncharacterized protein, with amino-acid sequence MSSAAQQLPRTESRTLSGHEGAVLAVRFNHDGKYCLSCGKDRTVRLWNPHTGAHVKTYKSHGREVRDVNASSDNAKLVSCGGDKQIFYWDVASGKVIRKFRGHNSEVNSVKFNEHNTVVLSAGYDRSVRAFDCRSQSSDPIQTIDTFQDSVMSVNVTNTEIIAGSVDGTVRTFDIRMGRETVDNLGHPVNCISLSNDRNCLLANCLDSTVRLLDKNSGEMLQEYKGHICKSFKMDCCLTNDDAFVIGGSEDGFVFFWELVDAPIVATFRAHSSVVTSVTYHPTKTCMLTSSVDGTIRVWT; translated from the exons ATGTCGTCGGCGGCGCAGCAGCTGCCGCGGACGGAGTCGCGGACGCTGTCGGGGCACGAGGGCGCGGTGCTCGCCGTTCGCTTCAACCACGACGGCAAGTACTGCCTGAGCTGCGGCAAGGACCGCACCGTCCGCCTCTGGAACCCCCACACCGGCGCCCACGTCAAGACCTATAAATCCCACGGTCGCGAGGTTCGCGACGTGAACGCGTCCTC GGACAACGCCAAGCTGGTGTCGTGCGGCGGGGACAAGCAGATCTTCTACTGGGATGTTGCCTCCGGTAAAGTCATCCGCAAGTTCCGCGGCCACAACAGCGAG GTCAATTCAGTGAAGTTTAATGAGCACAACACTGTTGTACTGTCAGCTGGTTATGACCGTTCGGTGCGTGCATTTGACTGCAGGTCACAGAGCAGTGATCCGATTCAG ACAATTGATACTTTTCAAGACAGTGTAATGTCAGTTAATGTAACCAACACCGAAATAATTGCTGGCAGTGTTGATGGTACTGTCCGAACATTTGATATTCGCATGGGCAG GGAGACTGTCGATAACCTGGGTCATCCTGTCAACTGTATATCTTTGTCGAATGACCGCAATTGCCTCTTGGCTAACTGTTTGGATTCTACCGTGAGGCTTCTTGACAA GAACTCTGGGGAAATGTTACAAGAGTACAAGGGCCATATATGCAAG TCTTTCAAGATGGATTGCTGCCTGACCAATGATGATGCATTTGTTATCGGCGGATCCGAGGACGGGTTTGTTTTCTTCTGGGAATTAGTGGATGCACCTATTGTTGCGACTTTCCGAGCACATAGCTCTGTG GTCACCAGCGTCACTTATCACCCAACAAAGACCTGCATGTTGACGTCATCTGTCGATGGGACCATTCGTGTTTGGACCTGA